GCCGGCTCGTCGAGGTGATCGTGGGCGACGCCACGCCCGACGGGCGCAGCTACTACATCAAGGAGATTACCGACGTGGACGTCTATACCGTCGACTACACTTGGTACGGTGTGCTGGCGCGGCTGGTGACCGATCCACCATACGCTCCGCCCGATCAGAAACCGGTCGAGTCGTAGCGTGGTATGCTGGCGAATCGGCGAGTCGGACGCGAGGTTGACTTAGTGCGCAGACTCTGCTCTTATAGTGCGGTGCGCCACCAATGTGGCGAAGAGGTACAGCTTTGAGTGCATCGGAAACCATGGACAGTCACGCCGAACGCGAGACCGTTCTAGAGGTAAACGGGCTCCAGACCTACTTCTACACCGACGAGGGCGTCGTCAAGGCGGTTGACGGCCTCTCCTACCGGGTGCGGAAGGGCGAATTTGTCGGTCTGGTGGGAGAAAGCGGCTGCGGCAAGAGTGTCAGCGCCATGTCGGTGCTGCGCCTGATCCCGCATCCGCCCGGCCTGATCGTCGGCGGTGAGATCCTGTTCCAGGGCGAAGACCTGCTGAAGGTAGACGAGGCGCGGATGCGAGACATTCGCGGCAACCGCATAGCCATGGTGTTTCAGGAACCCACCACGTCGCTCAACCCGGTGCTGACCGTCGGGCGGCAGATCTCGGAGTCGATCGAGTTGCACCGCAACGCCGACAAGGCCACCGCGCTCGCCGAGAGCGTCAAGCTCCTCGAGCTGGTCGGCATCCCCGACCCGGAGCGGCGCATCAAGGACTACCCGTTCCAGTTCTCGGGCGGCATGCAGCAACGCGTGATGATCGCCATGGCGCTGAGTTGCAGCCCGGAACTGCTGATCGCGGACGAGCCCACCACGTCGCTGGACGTGACGGTGCAGGCGCAGCTCCTGGAGATCATCGCCGACCTGCGCGAGCAACTCGACATGGCCGGCATCATCATCACCCACAACCTGGGGCTGGTGGCGCGCTACGTCGACCGTGTGAACGTGATGTACGCCGGCAAGATGGTTGAGTCGAGCACCACCGACATCATTTTCGCCGAACCCAAGCATCCCTACACCATCGGCCTGATGGCGTCGGTACCGCGGCTCGACAGCCCGCGCAAGGTGGCGCCGCGCGCCATCGAGGGGTTGCCGCCCAACCTGGCGCACCTGCCGGAAGGCTGCTCCTTCTCGCCGCGCTGCTCCTATGCCATGGACCAGTGCCACCAGGAGGCGCCGCAGTTGGAGGCGGTAACCGAAGGCCATTTGCGGAGTTGTTTCTATGATCCAAGCAAGCTGGAGAAGGTAACGGTATGAGTAACGGCAGCAACGGCACCGAACACCTGTTGGAAGTACACGACCTGGTCAAGTATTACCCGGTTACCGCCGGGGTGCTGCGCCGCAAGGTGGGCGACGTCAAGGCGGTGGACGGGATCAGCTTTTCCATCGAACCGGGCGAGACCCTGGGGCTGGTGGGCGAGAGCGGCTGCGGCAAGACCACCACCGGCCGCTGCATTCTGCAGCTGCAGGAGATCACCGCCGGCGAGGTGGTGTTTCAGGGCCAGGACCTGACGCAGATGAAGGGTGAGTCGCTGCGCCGCATGCGGCGCCACATGCAGCTCATCTTCCAGGATCCGTTCGCCTCCCTCGATCCGCGCATGACCGCCGGCGACATCGTCGGCGAACCGCTGAAGGTGCACGACATCGCGCGCGGCAAGAAGTACCGGCAGCAGGTCTCCGAACTGCTCAGCATGGTGGAGCTGTCGCCTACCGTTTCCGGCCGCTACCCGCACGAGTTCAGCGGCGGCCAGCGGCAGCGCCTGGGGATCGCCCGCGCGCTGGCGGTGCGGCCGGCGTTCATCGTGTGCGACGAGCCGGTGTCGGCGCTCGACGTGTCGATTCAGGCGCAGATCATCACCCTGCTGATGCGGCTGCGGGAGGAGTTCAACCTCACCTACCTGTTCATCGCCCACGACCTGGCGGTGGTGCGCAACATCAGCGACCGGGTGGCGGTGATGTACCTCGGCAAGATCATGGAGATCACCAGCAGCGACCGGCTGTACGACGAGCCGCAGCACCCCTACACCATCTCGCTGCTGTCAGCGGTGCCGATTCCCGACCCGGTGATCGACCGCACTCGCGAGCGGATCATCCTGAAGGGGGACGTTCCGAGCCCGATGAACCCGCCGAGCGGCTGCCCGTTCCATACCCGCTGTCCGCACGCCGAAGAGATCTGCAAGAGCCAGGTGCCCGAGTTGAAGTCGACCGGTCCCAACCACTGGACCGCCTGCCATCTCGTCGAGGCATCCTGAGCGCATCAGACCGGACAACCGTGAAGGACAGCAGGAAGGGCTCCGCGAAGACCCCTACGCGAAGCGTATCGCGGAGCGTAGCGCGAAGCGGATCGAAGAGCGGGGCACGGCGCGCGGGACCGCGCGGCAAACAGAACCGAGCGCAGCCCGCGACTCTGACATTGGGTCTGACACAGGTAGTGGTACTGGTCGTGGTGGTGGCAGCTATCGTGGGCGGCGTGGCCGGCGTTGCCATCTATCGCGACCGGGTGAAGCCGCTGCAGACCAAGGTGCTGATCGTCGACGACGAGTCGGTCGAAATGCGCTACTTCCTGAGGCGGGTGCGCATGGTAGGACGCGAACCGCTGGAAGTGCTGCAGCTCCTGACGCGGGAACTGATCATCACGCAGACGGCGGTAAAGCCCCCCTACAGCATCGAAGTTACCGACCAGGACGTCGAGAACTACATGCGCGAGACCGCGGCCCGCGGCGCCGCCGACACGATCACCGACGAAGAGGTGAAGGAGTGGTATCGGCAGGCGCTCAACGACTCGGAGCTGAACGACGCCGAGTTCCGCGAACTGATGCGCCGCAACCTGATCTCCCTGCGCCTGACGGATTATCTCGGCGAACGGATGCCGACGGTGGTGGAGCAGGTGCGCCTGTACATGATCGTGTTCGCCTCCCCGGAGGCGTCCACCGAGGTTCTGGAGCAACTTGAAGCCGGCGCCGACTTCTACGAGTTGGCGCGCAGCGACGCGAACGCCGACGAAAAGCTGCGCGCCAGGGGCGGCGACCTGGGCTGGCTGCCCCGCGACGCTATGCGGCCGGAACTCGCCGTCGTGTTCGACCTGCCGGTCGGCCAGCCGAGCCGCCTGCTCGCGCTCGGCGCCAACGCCTATGCCGTGGCGATGGTCGGCGAACGCGCCGCGGCGCGCGAGATGGAGCCGGAGGCGCGCGAGGCTGCCAAGTCCACCGCCCTCACCAACTGGTTCAACGAGGAGTACCAGTACCACAAGGTGGAGTTCCACGGCTTCAGCAACGGCTACGACAGCGAAACCGACCTGTGGGTAAAGTGGCAACTGCAACGCATGGCGCGTCACGACGATAACCCCGAGGACGCGCGCTGAGAGGGCTCGATCGGGCCAGGCGACTGGCGGCGGCAGGCTGCCTGCTGTTCGCCGCGTCACCGTTCGCGATGGCGGGCGCCATTCACGGCAGCGCCATCACGCTGGAGGGGCGCCAGGTCGGAACCATCGAGAGCATCGACATGTGGAGCGACCCCGGCAACGCGGCGCGCGTGAACGTGGCGGTAAAGGCTGTCTTCTCCGACTTGGCCGCGGACCTGGACCGCTATCTCGCCGGCAAGGGCTACTTCCAGAGCCGCTGCTCGCGGCGCATCTACTGGGTGGGCGACACGGCCGTGCTCGATGCCGGCGTCGCGCTGCGGCTCGCGTCCCGCGTTCGCTACGAACACTGGGCGTGCTCCTCCCTCGGCGACGCACGGCTCCTGCAGGAAACGCGAGAGGTACACTGGAGCGTCACCGTCCCGCGCGCGCCGGTCGACCGGATCGTGGTGGCCGCAGCGCTCGACGACATCGTCGACTTTCCCGATGCCGTGGAGCGGACGTTCGGGCTGCGGGTGCGCGAAGAGATTCCGATTCCGCTGCCCGAGAAGTGCGGGGCTTGCAACTGCGCCGACGTGATCGAATTGCTGAGGCCGGTGTTCGAGGCGATCGCCTTTGCCAACCGCAATGGAAGCGTGCAAGTCACCGCCACCCTCTCCACCGCGGACCCGTGGCAGGCCATGGCCTGCGTACCGTGAGTAACTGAGCCCCCAAAAAGAAGAAGGCCGGGCCTCTCAGGTGAGAGAAACCCGGCCTCCACAATTCGCGGATCGGCTGATCCGCGAAAGCGTCGGATGGATGCGGCTTAGTAGCCCATCTCCTGCTTGATGCTCGGATCGATCCAGGCCCAGCCCCACGGCATCACGTAGGTGTCGTCGTTGATCCAGCGGAATTCACCGTAGTAGTTCTTGACCCACGGCCACCACGCCTGCGAGATCGCCTTCACGGCGAGCGGAATGGCGGTCACCTCGTTGAGGATGTAGACCGCGGCTTCCTTGATGATCGCGTCGCGCTTGTCCTCGTCCATCTCCGCCTGCATGGCGCGGGCGTACTCGTCGAACTTCGGATCGTTGAAGTGGTACTGGTTGCGGCTGCCCCACGACGCCCAGTTGTTGGGCATGTCGCGGACCGGGTTGCCGGAACCGTAGCCCATGCGAGTCATGTCGTAGCCGCCGTCCTTGATGATCTGGTTGTGGATGGCGCCGTCGTTGACGATGATGTTGAACTCGACCCCCATCTTGGCCCACTGATCCTTCATGATCGCGGCCTGCTGCAGGATGGTCGCCCAGTTGCCGGTGTAGAAGTCGACCGTGAACCCGTCCGGGTAGCCGGCGTCGGCGAGCATCTGCTTCGCCTTCTCCGGGTCGTACTCGTACAGCATCGCGGTCTCCGGCGGCAGCTCACTCTGCGGGGTGTAGGAGGCCAGGCTCGGGTAGATCGGCCACCAGTGTTCCGGCAGGTCGACGCCCTTGGCGCCGCGCTGCGCCGCGAAGTCGTCCAGGTTGGTGCCCACCAGCAGGGCGCGGCGCACGTCGCGGTTGTCGAACGGGGGCTGCGAGGTATTGAACGCGAACGTGCCGCCGAACGAGATCGGCAGGCGGTCCTGAATCAGGTCGGGAGCGGTCCGGTCCAGCGTGTCCCAGTGGGTGCCGTATACCGAGGGGCCGCCGTCGGCAATGCCGGTGCGCAGCGCCGCCTCCTCGAACGACTCGTCGTTGGCCAGCGGGATGATGAACTCATCCAGGAACGGGAGCTGGTACTCCTCGCCGTCGACCATGGTGGTGCCCCGGTAGTTGGGGTTCTTGACCATGCGGAAGAACTGGTCGGGCACGTACTCGGCGAACATGAACGGGCCGGTACCGACCTGATCCTCCCAGCGGGCAATGCGGCCGTCTTCGAGCATCTCCGGTGGTCCGACGAATCCGGCGCGGCTCAGGCCGAGCGTCGCGTTCAGGATGAAGTCGAACGCCGCGAACTCGATGATCACGCGGTCGCCTTCGGCGTAGATGTTGGCGTCCTTGTTGGCCAGCAGGCGCGCGCCCTCGGGGCCGGTCGCCCAGTGGCGCAGGTCGGAAGCCAAGTCCTCGGCGGTGAACTCGCGGGCGTCCATCCAGGCGCTCTGCGCCTCGGTCGGAGCCCAGTAGATCCCGCTCTTGACCGTCCAGGTGATCTTGGACTGGTCCACTTCCCAACTGTCGATCAGGTTGCCCTTGATGTACTTCATCGGGATGGCGCCGATCAGCTTGAAGTCGAAGTCACCACTGCCGCGCGGGCCGTATGTATCGAAGTCACCGATCATCGGCGTCTCCTGGATCAGCTCGTGGTACCAGGTGCGGCCCAGGTTGCCGTCCGCGGGATCGGGCGAACCCGGCTTGTTGCCCCAGCGCGGCGCCAGGGTGAACGTCCCGCCATAGATCGGACCGCCGTCGGACATCGCGGCCGCGGCCGTGGTCTCTTCCTCGCCACCGGCGAATCCGAGGCCCGCCGCCGCCAGCATGGCGACGAGAGCAAATACGAAAAGCTTTCTCATGTTTCCTCCTATGAAGCTTTTGTGTGTGAATTGGTTGCGCCTCATAATCTGCGCATAATCCATCCAATGATCAACTGTTTGAGGCTCAATGCGCTCCGCGGGCGGACGTGCCGGCCGTGGATGGCGCCTGCGCCTCCCCGCCGTTCAGGCTGCCCCGGGCCGTACCGCCGTTAAGCTGCGCGACCTTCTGCCTCATGCCCCTCCTCACCTTGCCGCCGCCGAACCGGCCGGCGCCGCCGCGCAGGCGCGGATCCAGGATGTCGCGCAACGCGTCGCCGAACATGTTGGTGCCGTACACCACGACTGCCAGGGCAACGCCCGGCCAGATGACCAGGTGCGGTGCGGCGTACATGTGCCAGCGGGTGTCGCCCGACAGCATGCCGCCCCAGCTCGGGTATGGCGGCGGAATGCCGAAGCCCAGGAAGCTCAGGCCCGCCTCCGCCAGGATCGCGCCCGGCACCCGCAGGCTGAACAGGACGATGGTCGGCGCCAGGATATTGGGCAGAATGTGGCGCAGCAGGATTGTTCGCGTACTGCCGCCGATCGCCGACGCCGCCGCCACGTAGGCGTCTTCCTTGATGGCGATCACCGCGCTGCGGATGATGCGCGATCCCTCGATTCCCGTCGTGATGCCCAGCACCACGATGATGGAGAAGATGCCCGGCGTGATGATGGTCACCATCACCATCAGGATGATGAGCGAGGGGATGCTCATCCAGGCGTCGACGAAGCGCTGGGTCACGGTGTCCACCGGTCCGCCGAGGTAGCCGGACACCATGCCGATCAGCAGCGAGACGGCGGTGGACAGGATCGTGGCGCCCAGGCCCACGATCAGCGAGATGCGGGCACCGTAGATGATGCGGGTGAACACGTCGCGGCCCAACTCGTCGGCGCCGAGCAGGTAGCGCTCGTTGGGCAGGGCCAGGCGGTACTGCATGGCGGTCTCGTTCATGCCGTAAGGGGCGAGGTAGTCGGCGAAGATGCCGGTCAGCAGCAGCACCAGGGTGATCAGGGCGCCGACCGTGCCGAGCGGATGCTCGGTCACCAACCGCTTGAGAAACGTGGTGATCTTCGAGGGCTGCTTGGTGTTTGTGGACGCGTCTGCGCCGACGGTTCCTCGGTCTGCCATGCCTACGTGTACTTGACCTTTGGATCGATGACTCCGTAGGTGATGTCCACCAGCAGGTTGACCACCACGATGGTGAACGAAGTGATTATCATGACGCCATTGACCGTCGGGTAGTCGCGCTGCCGGAGCGCGTCGATGATCATCTGCCCCATGCCCGGCAGGGTGAAGAGCTGCTCGATGATCACCGTGCCGCCGATCAGGATGGGTATCTGCAGCCCGACGATGGTGACCACCGGTATC
The sequence above is drawn from the Spirochaetaceae bacterium genome and encodes:
- a CDS encoding ABC transporter ATP-binding protein; translation: MSASETMDSHAERETVLEVNGLQTYFYTDEGVVKAVDGLSYRVRKGEFVGLVGESGCGKSVSAMSVLRLIPHPPGLIVGGEILFQGEDLLKVDEARMRDIRGNRIAMVFQEPTTSLNPVLTVGRQISESIELHRNADKATALAESVKLLELVGIPDPERRIKDYPFQFSGGMQQRVMIAMALSCSPELLIADEPTTSLDVTVQAQLLEIIADLREQLDMAGIIITHNLGLVARYVDRVNVMYAGKMVESSTTDIIFAEPKHPYTIGLMASVPRLDSPRKVAPRAIEGLPPNLAHLPEGCSFSPRCSYAMDQCHQEAPQLEAVTEGHLRSCFYDPSKLEKVTV
- a CDS encoding ABC transporter ATP-binding protein, producing the protein MSNGSNGTEHLLEVHDLVKYYPVTAGVLRRKVGDVKAVDGISFSIEPGETLGLVGESGCGKTTTGRCILQLQEITAGEVVFQGQDLTQMKGESLRRMRRHMQLIFQDPFASLDPRMTAGDIVGEPLKVHDIARGKKYRQQVSELLSMVELSPTVSGRYPHEFSGGQRQRLGIARALAVRPAFIVCDEPVSALDVSIQAQIITLLMRLREEFNLTYLFIAHDLAVVRNISDRVAVMYLGKIMEITSSDRLYDEPQHPYTISLLSAVPIPDPVIDRTRERIILKGDVPSPMNPPSGCPFHTRCPHAEEICKSQVPELKSTGPNHWTACHLVEAS
- a CDS encoding peptidylprolyl isomerase; translation: MGLTQVVVLVVVVAAIVGGVAGVAIYRDRVKPLQTKVLIVDDESVEMRYFLRRVRMVGREPLEVLQLLTRELIITQTAVKPPYSIEVTDQDVENYMRETAARGAADTITDEEVKEWYRQALNDSELNDAEFRELMRRNLISLRLTDYLGERMPTVVEQVRLYMIVFASPEASTEVLEQLEAGADFYELARSDANADEKLRARGGDLGWLPRDAMRPELAVVFDLPVGQPSRLLALGANAYAVAMVGERAAAREMEPEAREAAKSTALTNWFNEEYQYHKVEFHGFSNGYDSETDLWVKWQLQRMARHDDNPEDAR
- a CDS encoding ABC transporter substrate-binding protein, with amino-acid sequence MRKLFVFALVAMLAAAGLGFAGGEEETTAAAAMSDGGPIYGGTFTLAPRWGNKPGSPDPADGNLGRTWYHELIQETPMIGDFDTYGPRGSGDFDFKLIGAIPMKYIKGNLIDSWEVDQSKITWTVKSGIYWAPTEAQSAWMDAREFTAEDLASDLRHWATGPEGARLLANKDANIYAEGDRVIIEFAAFDFILNATLGLSRAGFVGPPEMLEDGRIARWEDQVGTGPFMFAEYVPDQFFRMVKNPNYRGTTMVDGEEYQLPFLDEFIIPLANDESFEEAALRTGIADGGPSVYGTHWDTLDRTAPDLIQDRLPISFGGTFAFNTSQPPFDNRDVRRALLVGTNLDDFAAQRGAKGVDLPEHWWPIYPSLASYTPQSELPPETAMLYEYDPEKAKQMLADAGYPDGFTVDFYTGNWATILQQAAIMKDQWAKMGVEFNIIVNDGAIHNQIIKDGGYDMTRMGYGSGNPVRDMPNNWASWGSRNQYHFNDPKFDEYARAMQAEMDEDKRDAIIKEAAVYILNEVTAIPLAVKAISQAWWPWVKNYYGEFRWINDDTYVMPWGWAWIDPSIKQEMGY
- a CDS encoding ABC transporter permease, with product MADRGTVGADASTNTKQPSKITTFLKRLVTEHPLGTVGALITLVLLLTGIFADYLAPYGMNETAMQYRLALPNERYLLGADELGRDVFTRIIYGARISLIVGLGATILSTAVSLLIGMVSGYLGGPVDTVTQRFVDAWMSIPSLIILMVMVTIITPGIFSIIVVLGITTGIEGSRIIRSAVIAIKEDAYVAAASAIGGSTRTILLRHILPNILAPTIVLFSLRVPGAILAEAGLSFLGFGIPPPYPSWGGMLSGDTRWHMYAAPHLVIWPGVALAVVVYGTNMFGDALRDILDPRLRGGAGRFGGGKVRRGMRQKVAQLNGGTARGSLNGGEAQAPSTAGTSARGAH